A single Calidifontibacter indicus DNA region contains:
- a CDS encoding acyltransferase family protein, with protein sequence MTDSARAPGAAHWPGLDGLRGVAALAVVVFHMSLGPAVNGFAGVDVFFVLSGFLITSLLLRERATTGRVALGRFYLRRVLRLYPALVVTCVTASVLGAVTGKSAEVTGAAVAALAYVANWWIYLGHPAALLEHTWTLSIEEHFYLLWPITLVLMWSRRHALRLLGAIIATAAVAALVFRWPDSIDAVRASYLRGVPIVWGSLLAIAMRRWDFGRARRPLSWLGLVASVSLLALLSAPWHLVGATGAFGVSGLLTVLVVAGIATSSGGEGGLWANRVLVWLGRRSYGLYLYHFPILSLATHQLHAGPDWLRACAGLVTTLVVVVFSYRFVELPFLRLKDRRFGSSRSSAEGARTNKHQDLDPDTPVLRQSGHTWRR encoded by the coding sequence ATGACCGACAGCGCTAGGGCACCGGGGGCGGCGCATTGGCCTGGTCTGGATGGCTTGCGCGGCGTCGCGGCCCTCGCCGTCGTTGTCTTCCACATGTCGCTCGGTCCGGCGGTGAACGGCTTCGCGGGCGTCGATGTTTTCTTCGTTCTGAGTGGCTTCCTCATCACGTCGCTGCTCCTGCGTGAACGCGCGACCACAGGGCGCGTGGCGCTCGGGCGGTTCTATCTGCGGCGGGTGCTGCGACTCTATCCCGCTCTGGTCGTTACCTGTGTTACTGCCTCTGTGCTTGGGGCGGTCACAGGAAAGTCAGCTGAGGTGACTGGTGCCGCGGTCGCGGCGCTCGCCTATGTCGCCAACTGGTGGATCTATCTCGGCCACCCCGCAGCACTCCTCGAACACACCTGGACGTTGTCGATCGAGGAGCACTTCTATCTGCTGTGGCCGATCACCCTGGTGCTCATGTGGTCGCGGCGCCACGCGTTGCGCCTGCTGGGCGCGATCATTGCCACCGCGGCGGTCGCGGCTTTGGTGTTCCGCTGGCCTGATTCGATCGACGCAGTCCGGGCTTCCTACTTGCGTGGCGTACCGATCGTCTGGGGCAGCTTGCTGGCGATCGCCATGCGCCGGTGGGACTTTGGGCGAGCACGCCGTCCGCTCTCCTGGCTCGGCCTGGTCGCTTCGGTGAGCTTGCTCGCTCTGCTTTCGGCGCCGTGGCATCTCGTGGGGGCCACAGGCGCTTTCGGGGTGTCAGGACTCTTGACCGTGCTGGTTGTGGCAGGGATCGCGACCTCATCCGGCGGCGAGGGTGGGCTGTGGGCGAACCGAGTGTTGGTATGGCTCGGCAGACGCTCGTACGGGCTGTATCTCTACCACTTCCCGATCCTGAGTCTGGCAACCCACCAACTTCACGCTGGCCCGGACTGGTTGCGAGCGTGTGCCGGACTGGTGACGACACTCGTCGTGGTCGTGTTCTCCTACCGCTTCGTCGAGTTGCCGTTTCTCCGCCTCAAAGACCGCAGGTTCGGCAGTTCGCGGTCGTCTGCCGAGGGTGCCCGAACCAACAAGCACCAGGACCTCGATCCGGACACACCAGTACTGCGACAGTCCGGGCATACTTGGCGACGATGA
- a CDS encoding 2'-5' RNA ligase family protein: MRTIGVSIPIPQPYAERLHQVRQAVGDPLADAVPPHVTLMPPTDVERVDLVALRAHLRTVAAGSSAFRMILNGTGTFRPVSPVVFVQVSRGIAECEQLEKLVRGGPVERELEFPYHPHVTVAHHLDDAALDDAFDELADFRATFEVDGFDLYEHGDDEVWRPVDRFAFGS, translated from the coding sequence ATGAGGACCATCGGCGTCTCGATCCCGATCCCGCAGCCGTATGCGGAGCGGTTGCACCAGGTGCGGCAAGCCGTCGGCGACCCACTGGCCGACGCCGTCCCGCCGCATGTCACGTTGATGCCGCCGACCGATGTGGAGCGCGTCGATCTGGTCGCACTACGCGCCCACCTGCGCACGGTCGCAGCCGGCAGCAGTGCGTTCCGGATGATCCTCAACGGCACGGGCACGTTCCGTCCGGTGTCGCCGGTGGTCTTCGTGCAGGTCTCGCGGGGCATCGCCGAGTGTGAGCAACTCGAGAAGCTGGTGCGCGGTGGCCCGGTGGAGCGCGAACTGGAGTTTCCGTACCACCCGCACGTCACCGTCGCCCATCATCTCGACGACGCCGCGTTGGATGACGCCTTCGACGAACTGGCCGACTTCCGCGCCACCTTCGAGGTCGACGGCTTCGATCTCTACGAGCACGGCGATGACGAGGTGTGGCGGCCGGTCGACCGCTTCGCCTTCGGCAGCTGA
- a CDS encoding glycosyltransferase family 4 protein: MNPAPPVTNTRRSTIAVPIPYESPGPKSDQHTSNHAPCCLVEPVRIWLAPSAFFPAKGGVEELTLQLARQYQRRGHEVTVVVHRHPSDLPEVGEVEGVPVRRIPFDLPGRNPRALAGYPASVARQLRALAAIGAPPDVLHVQCPANQVPALTAYAARHRVPFVITTQGEVTMDAGQIYQRSAQMRLALRAGSRRAALLAACSRRAADDAATVAPRFAGCVVVPNGVDPAQWQVTELPTQPNFAAWGRHVPQKGLDLLIRAFALVREELPDAVLRIGGDGEQTPDLRELAGPGVEFVGSLDRSGVQDLLARSRVAVVPSRLEPFGIVAVEAMAAGRGVVWSTNGGLADATGGLGWGVDPNDTRALAGALVAAHREPVDPMVARAHAESLSWENIADRYLTAYSTQARLGSGAGS; encoded by the coding sequence ATGAATCCCGCGCCGCCAGTGACCAACACCCGACGTTCGACCATTGCCGTCCCAATCCCCTATGAATCCCCAGGCCCGAAGTCGGACCAGCACACATCGAACCATGCCCCATGTTGTTTAGTTGAGCCTGTGCGGATATGGCTGGCACCCAGTGCCTTCTTTCCCGCCAAGGGGGGCGTCGAAGAACTCACACTCCAGTTGGCGCGGCAGTATCAGCGACGCGGTCACGAGGTGACCGTCGTCGTCCATCGTCACCCGTCCGACCTCCCCGAGGTCGGCGAGGTGGAGGGGGTTCCGGTGCGCCGGATCCCCTTCGACTTGCCCGGTCGCAACCCGCGGGCGCTCGCCGGTTACCCGGCGAGCGTCGCCCGTCAGTTGCGAGCGTTGGCAGCGATCGGAGCGCCCCCCGATGTGTTGCACGTGCAGTGCCCGGCCAACCAGGTGCCGGCCCTCACGGCCTATGCCGCGCGGCACCGCGTGCCGTTCGTGATCACCACGCAGGGCGAGGTGACGATGGACGCGGGGCAGATCTACCAGCGCAGCGCCCAGATGCGTCTGGCACTGCGGGCCGGGTCGCGGCGGGCAGCGCTGCTCGCCGCGTGCTCGCGTCGGGCCGCGGACGACGCCGCCACTGTGGCACCGCGTTTCGCGGGCTGCGTCGTGGTGCCGAACGGCGTCGACCCCGCCCAGTGGCAGGTGACCGAACTGCCCACCCAACCGAATTTCGCTGCGTGGGGCCGGCACGTGCCGCAGAAGGGTCTCGACCTGCTCATCCGGGCGTTCGCGTTGGTGCGGGAGGAACTGCCGGACGCCGTGCTGCGCATCGGAGGTGACGGCGAGCAGACCCCGGACTTGCGCGAGCTGGCCGGCCCTGGAGTTGAATTCGTCGGGTCGCTCGACCGCTCCGGCGTCCAGGACCTGCTCGCGCGCAGCCGGGTCGCCGTGGTGCCGAGCCGGCTCGAACCCTTCGGGATCGTCGCCGTCGAGGCGATGGCTGCTGGAAGGGGCGTCGTCTGGAGCACCAACGGTGGACTTGCCGACGCGACCGGCGGCTTGGGTTGGGGCGTCGACCCGAATGACACCCGTGCCTTGGCAGGTGCACTCGTCGCGGCGCATCGCGAGCCAGTTGACCCGATGGTTGCCCGAGCCCACGCGGAGTCGTTGTCCTGGGAGAACATTGCAGACCGCTACTTGACGGCATATTCGACTCAGGCGCGGCTTGGCTCCGGGGCTGGGTCGTGA
- a CDS encoding succinate dehydrogenase cytochrome b subunit, translating into MATQTLPAKRTGKAGSTLFLKTVMAVSGLIFVLYVLLHMYGNLKVFWGEEAFNTYAHHLRTIGEPMLPHAGLLWVIRVVLIIAVVAHVYSAAQLWKRANAAREQKYAVKKAVAASFSSKWMRWGGVALLLFVIWHLLHFTIAKINVGSGGQGSEITQNPYQLVVHSFGAWWMVIIYLLALAALGMHLHHGIWSASQTLGFTNTPQQRKIAKTVAALVALVVAVGFALPPLFILFGVID; encoded by the coding sequence GTGGCAACTCAAACCCTTCCTGCGAAGCGCACAGGCAAGGCCGGCAGCACCCTGTTCCTGAAGACCGTGATGGCCGTCAGCGGGTTGATCTTCGTCCTTTATGTCCTGTTGCACATGTACGGCAACCTCAAGGTGTTCTGGGGCGAGGAGGCCTTCAACACCTACGCGCATCACCTGCGGACCATCGGTGAGCCGATGCTCCCGCACGCCGGTCTGCTCTGGGTCATCCGCGTCGTCCTGATCATCGCCGTCGTGGCGCACGTCTACAGCGCAGCCCAGCTGTGGAAGCGGGCGAACGCCGCACGCGAGCAGAAGTACGCGGTGAAGAAGGCCGTCGCGGCTTCGTTCTCCTCCAAGTGGATGCGCTGGGGTGGCGTTGCGCTCCTGCTGTTCGTCATCTGGCACCTGCTGCACTTCACGATCGCGAAGATCAACGTCGGCTCCGGCGGGCAGGGTTCCGAAATCACCCAGAACCCCTACCAGCTCGTCGTGCACAGCTTCGGTGCGTGGTGGATGGTGATCATCTACCTGCTCGCCCTCGCCGCCCTCGGCATGCACCTGCACCACGGCATCTGGAGCGCGAGCCAGACCCTCGGCTTCACCAACACGCCACAGCAGCGCAAGATCGCCAAGACCGTCGCCGCGCTCGTCGCGCTGGTCGTGGCCGTCGGCTTCGCGCTGCCGCCGCTGTTCATCCTCTTCGGCGTGATCGACTAA
- a CDS encoding glycosyltransferase — protein MKIAIAHDYLTQFGGAERVVLSLMKAFPEAPIYTTLYDPDTTFPEFRSADVRVSPLNKAGAMRGNHRMALPFLAPVSSRITIDADVVIASSSGWAHGFRTNGRKLVYCHSPARWLYLTDEYLGSHGASSVIRPALAALRPVLKRWDAQAAASADRYLANSHVVQERIKHVYGIDSDVIFPPHRVDLDGSRELVPQIADDWPDFHLLVSRLLPYKNVDRAIEAFNDLPDERLVVVGKGPLAAQLRSKAKANSLLLEGIPDAQLRWLYANATALIAPSHEDFGLTVVEAAAFGTPALALRAGGYLDTVEPGLSGYFFSHPKAADIADAVHRHRERPLDRDAVAEHARGFDEDAFIGRIRNEVDLLMAGAFADRKHPHPA, from the coding sequence ATGAAAATTGCTATCGCGCACGACTACCTGACCCAGTTCGGTGGCGCTGAACGAGTCGTGTTGTCGCTGATGAAGGCCTTCCCCGAAGCGCCGATCTACACCACTCTGTACGACCCCGACACCACGTTCCCCGAGTTCCGGTCGGCCGACGTGCGGGTGTCGCCGCTGAACAAGGCGGGCGCGATGCGCGGCAACCATCGGATGGCACTGCCCTTCCTTGCCCCGGTCTCCTCCCGCATCACGATCGACGCCGACGTCGTGATCGCATCGTCCAGCGGGTGGGCGCACGGCTTCCGCACCAACGGACGCAAGCTGGTCTACTGCCACTCGCCGGCCCGGTGGCTCTACCTCACCGACGAATACCTCGGGTCGCACGGCGCCAGCAGCGTCATCCGTCCCGCGCTCGCCGCGTTGCGGCCGGTGCTCAAGCGCTGGGACGCGCAGGCTGCCGCCAGCGCCGACCGTTACCTCGCGAACTCCCATGTGGTTCAGGAACGCATCAAGCACGTCTACGGCATCGACTCCGACGTGATCTTCCCGCCGCACCGGGTCGATCTGGACGGCAGCCGGGAGCTCGTCCCGCAGATCGCTGACGACTGGCCCGACTTCCACCTGCTTGTGTCGCGACTGCTGCCGTACAAGAACGTCGATCGCGCGATCGAGGCGTTCAACGACCTGCCCGACGAGCGGCTGGTCGTCGTCGGCAAGGGCCCCCTCGCGGCGCAGCTGCGCTCCAAAGCGAAGGCAAACTCCCTTCTGCTGGAAGGCATCCCGGACGCGCAGCTGCGGTGGCTCTACGCCAACGCCACCGCGCTCATCGCGCCCAGTCACGAGGACTTCGGGCTCACCGTCGTCGAAGCTGCCGCGTTCGGCACACCCGCCTTGGCGCTGCGCGCCGGCGGCTACCTCGACACCGTCGAACCCGGTCTCAGCGGCTACTTCTTCAGCCATCCCAAGGCGGCCGATATCGCCGATGCGGTGCATCGCCACCGGGAACGCCCGCTGGATCGCGACGCCGTGGCTGAGCACGCACGCGGGTTCGACGAGGACGCTTTCATCGGGCGGATCCGGAACGAGGTCGACCTGCTCATGGCCGGGGCGTTCGCCGACCGGAAGCATCCACACCCAGCATGA
- the trpS gene encoding tryptophan--tRNA ligase: protein MTAPRPRIFSGMQPTHDSLHLGNYLGAQVNWVKMQEEFDAIFCVVDQHALTVVPDPAELRTRTRVTAAQYFAGGVDPERSTVFVQSQVPEHAQLAWVLNCFTGFGEASRMTQFKDKSGKRGAEGTNVGLFTYPMLMAADILLYDAQKVPVGEDQRQHLELTRDLAQRMNARYGDLFVVPEPHIPADGAKIMSLQEPTAKMSKSADDQRGNLMMLDEPKANTKKIKSAVTDLDNAVRWDPEAKPGIANLLRIHHAFSGESIEALVERYAGENKYGALKTDVAELFRSVQEPFKEKVDTYMADPGQLDAILAAGAERARELAAPTLERVYDAVGFLPARSSR from the coding sequence ATGACCGCCCCGCGTCCTCGCATCTTCTCGGGCATGCAGCCCACCCACGATTCGCTCCACCTCGGTAACTACCTCGGAGCCCAGGTCAACTGGGTGAAGATGCAGGAGGAGTTCGACGCGATCTTCTGCGTGGTCGACCAGCACGCGCTCACCGTCGTGCCCGACCCCGCGGAGTTGCGCACGCGCACCCGGGTGACCGCAGCGCAGTACTTCGCCGGCGGCGTCGACCCCGAACGTTCCACCGTGTTCGTGCAGTCGCAGGTGCCCGAGCACGCGCAATTGGCGTGGGTTCTCAACTGTTTCACCGGTTTCGGCGAAGCCAGCCGGATGACGCAGTTCAAGGACAAGTCGGGTAAGCGGGGCGCCGAGGGCACCAACGTCGGCTTGTTCACCTACCCGATGCTGATGGCCGCCGACATCCTGCTGTACGACGCGCAGAAGGTGCCGGTGGGGGAGGACCAGCGTCAGCACCTCGAGCTGACCCGCGACCTCGCGCAGCGGATGAATGCGCGCTACGGCGACCTGTTCGTGGTGCCCGAGCCGCACATCCCGGCCGACGGCGCCAAGATCATGTCGTTGCAGGAGCCGACCGCGAAGATGAGCAAGTCGGCCGACGACCAGCGCGGCAACCTGATGATGCTCGACGAGCCGAAGGCGAACACCAAGAAGATCAAGTCGGCCGTGACCGACCTCGACAACGCGGTGCGTTGGGACCCCGAAGCCAAGCCCGGCATCGCCAACCTGCTGCGCATCCACCACGCCTTCTCCGGCGAGTCGATCGAGGCGCTCGTCGAGCGCTACGCGGGTGAGAACAAGTACGGCGCACTGAAAACCGATGTGGCGGAACTGTTCCGCAGCGTGCAGGAGCCGTTCAAGGAGAAGGTCGACACCTACATGGCCGACCCGGGTCAGCTCGACGCGATCCTGGCGGCGGGCGCCGAGCGTGCTCGCGAGTTGGCTGCCCCCACCCTCGAGCGCGTCTACGACGCCGTCGGCTTCCTGCCCGCCCGATCGTCCCGATGA
- a CDS encoding glycosyltransferase family 4 protein, whose protein sequence is MSPKRILLVGHSSELGGNELFMTRLVPALADDDLEMVALLFEEGPFADLLRERGVEVHARPLPTDVVSAGRYAAGKVTTLGRLGPGVIRHAVGLAPWLAEQRIDVVWANTFKAMAIVSPAAKLRRIPLLWFLHDRITPDYLPRRLVGPMRAAFRQVPDAVVANSRSTADTVGGCPVTVVYPGLSADADRLRVEPVLPPVVGMLGRVSPTKGQLELVRALPDVLSAHPDARARIVGSPMFGAEGYLDEVRSEAERLGVATAIDWVGFTDDPRPELDRMTVCVHAATVAEPFGQVLTEAMARSVPIIATRGGGASEVVTPVGAEPRGELIEPGDAPGLRDALLRVLDDVPAAQRRADAVQPAAVAEYSLDNSVRTMREVLRALTSGGHHDRQR, encoded by the coding sequence GTGAGCCCGAAGCGAATCCTGCTCGTTGGACACAGCTCGGAGCTGGGTGGCAACGAACTGTTCATGACCCGACTCGTGCCCGCTCTCGCCGACGACGACCTGGAGATGGTCGCGCTGTTGTTCGAGGAGGGCCCGTTCGCCGACCTGCTCCGCGAGCGTGGCGTGGAAGTGCATGCGCGTCCGCTGCCGACGGACGTCGTGAGCGCAGGACGCTACGCGGCCGGCAAGGTGACGACCCTGGGTCGTCTCGGCCCAGGGGTGATCCGCCATGCCGTGGGTCTAGCGCCCTGGCTTGCCGAGCAACGGATCGACGTGGTGTGGGCGAACACGTTCAAGGCGATGGCGATCGTCAGCCCTGCCGCGAAGTTGCGCCGAATCCCGCTCCTGTGGTTCCTGCACGACCGCATCACCCCCGATTACCTGCCACGTCGGTTGGTCGGGCCGATGCGTGCGGCATTCCGGCAGGTGCCGGACGCCGTGGTGGCGAACTCGCGGTCGACTGCCGACACCGTCGGCGGCTGTCCGGTCACGGTTGTCTACCCGGGGCTATCGGCAGATGCCGACCGGCTGCGGGTCGAGCCGGTTCTCCCACCCGTGGTCGGCATGCTGGGCCGAGTCAGCCCGACCAAGGGTCAGCTTGAACTCGTGCGTGCATTGCCCGACGTGCTGTCGGCGCATCCCGACGCGCGAGCGCGCATCGTCGGCAGCCCGATGTTCGGCGCCGAGGGCTATCTCGACGAGGTGCGTTCGGAGGCCGAGCGGCTCGGTGTCGCGACCGCGATCGACTGGGTCGGGTTCACCGATGACCCCCGTCCCGAACTGGACCGGATGACGGTCTGCGTACACGCCGCGACGGTGGCCGAACCCTTCGGCCAGGTGCTCACCGAAGCCATGGCGCGCAGCGTCCCCATCATTGCGACCCGTGGCGGAGGAGCGTCGGAAGTTGTCACGCCGGTGGGTGCCGAACCGCGGGGAGAACTGATCGAGCCGGGCGATGCGCCCGGTTTGCGCGATGCGCTGCTGCGGGTGCTCGACGACGTTCCGGCCGCCCAACGTCGAGCCGATGCGGTCCAGCCCGCAGCGGTTGCCGAGTACTCGCTGGACAACAGCGTCCGTACCATGCGGGAGGTGCTCCGTGCGCTCACTTCCGGAGGCCACCATGACCGACAGCGCTAG
- a CDS encoding glycosyltransferase family 4 protein gives MKVAVAFHGCHRRGGVERVMYECVNYLADRGHDVDAFAGEWDESVLKPGVRKHELTYVSKPPALVMPAYRFALNRALSELAPRPDVVASFGATAPPDSVTWMQSVHATWIETARETRDLRGRLRQRVNPFHPVVLRMERALLQERRYRRVIALTPDVKADIMRHYGVPDADIDVIPNGYSAREFFVPSTEARAEVRRELGIGDDERLVIFVANELERKGFRQLAHAIASLADPSVRLLAVGGFSVAEAKAIIREAGLHDRQALLAGQTSDVHRYYAASDFFALPTKYEAWGLVVVEAMASGLPVLTSVTAGAAVAVRDGDNGVLVGDPTSIDDVSAGLRRLLALQADPEDIARSVARFEWSNVLRSYESTLAHAARG, from the coding sequence ATGAAGGTTGCCGTTGCCTTTCACGGCTGCCACCGGCGCGGTGGCGTGGAACGCGTGATGTACGAGTGTGTCAACTACTTGGCGGACCGCGGCCACGATGTGGACGCGTTCGCAGGGGAATGGGATGAGTCCGTCCTGAAGCCGGGCGTGCGCAAGCACGAACTCACCTACGTGTCGAAGCCGCCGGCGCTCGTCATGCCGGCGTATCGGTTCGCCCTGAACCGAGCACTCTCAGAGTTGGCACCAAGGCCGGACGTTGTGGCCAGTTTCGGGGCTACCGCGCCGCCCGACAGCGTTACTTGGATGCAAAGTGTCCATGCGACGTGGATCGAGACCGCACGCGAGACCCGCGACCTGCGTGGCCGCCTGCGGCAGCGAGTGAACCCGTTTCACCCCGTCGTACTTCGCATGGAGCGCGCATTGCTGCAGGAGCGTCGGTATCGCCGCGTGATCGCGCTGACGCCGGACGTCAAAGCCGACATCATGCGGCACTACGGCGTGCCGGATGCGGACATCGACGTCATCCCGAACGGCTACTCGGCGCGGGAGTTCTTCGTTCCCAGCACGGAGGCTCGAGCCGAGGTGCGACGTGAGCTAGGGATCGGTGACGATGAACGCCTGGTCATCTTCGTAGCCAACGAACTGGAACGTAAGGGCTTTCGCCAGTTGGCGCACGCGATCGCTTCGCTGGCGGACCCATCGGTGCGGCTGCTGGCGGTAGGCGGATTCAGTGTCGCCGAGGCGAAGGCGATCATTCGGGAGGCCGGGTTGCACGATCGCCAGGCACTCTTGGCGGGTCAAACCAGCGACGTTCATCGCTACTACGCGGCATCTGATTTCTTCGCGTTGCCCACGAAGTACGAGGCGTGGGGGTTGGTGGTCGTGGAAGCGATGGCCTCCGGGCTGCCCGTGCTCACGAGTGTCACTGCAGGCGCTGCCGTCGCGGTGCGGGACGGCGACAACGGCGTCCTTGTCGGTGACCCGACCTCGATCGATGACGTCTCGGCCGGCCTGCGCAGACTGTTGGCGCTTCAGGCAGACCCCGAGGACATCGCCCGCTCTGTGGCCCGTTTCGAGTGGTCGAATGTCCTCCGGTCGTACGAATCCACGCTCGCGCACGCAGCGCGTGGCTGA
- a CDS encoding HAD-IIA family hydrolase, producing MTNPKPVATWLTDMDGVLVHEEHAIPGAAEFIAALKESGRRFLVLTNNSIFTPRDLRARLNGSGIDVPEDAIWTSALATAQFLDDQRPGGSAYVVGEAGLTTAIHDIGYVMSSRSPDYVVLGETRTYSFESITRAVRLIENGARFICTNPDASGPSTEGKLPATGAVAALIAKATGVEPYYVGKPNPLMMRSALNQIEAHSETTVMIGDRLDTDIRSGLEAGLRTILVLTGSTTPEKVDRYPFVPTRVCNSIADVVPLVRELAPQS from the coding sequence ATGACGAACCCGAAGCCCGTCGCGACCTGGCTGACCGACATGGACGGCGTGCTCGTGCACGAGGAACACGCGATCCCCGGCGCTGCCGAGTTCATCGCGGCCCTGAAAGAGTCGGGTCGCCGGTTCCTGGTGCTGACGAACAACTCGATCTTCACACCGCGTGACCTGCGGGCTCGGCTGAACGGCAGCGGTATCGACGTGCCGGAGGACGCGATCTGGACCTCCGCTCTCGCCACCGCGCAGTTCCTCGACGACCAGCGTCCCGGTGGTTCGGCGTACGTCGTCGGCGAGGCCGGTCTGACCACGGCGATCCACGACATTGGCTACGTGATGTCCAGTCGGTCGCCCGACTACGTGGTGCTGGGGGAGACCCGCACCTACTCCTTCGAGTCGATCACCCGCGCAGTCCGCTTGATCGAGAACGGCGCCCGGTTCATCTGCACCAACCCCGACGCCAGCGGTCCCTCGACCGAGGGCAAGCTGCCCGCCACCGGCGCCGTGGCCGCGCTGATCGCGAAGGCGACGGGCGTCGAGCCCTACTACGTCGGCAAGCCGAACCCGTTGATGATGCGTAGCGCGCTCAACCAGATCGAGGCCCACTCCGAGACGACCGTGATGATCGGCGACCGGCTCGACACCGACATCCGCAGCGGTCTGGAAGCGGGCCTGCGCACGATCCTGGTGCTCACCGGGTCGACGACCCCGGAGAAGGTCGACCGCTACCCGTTCGTGCCGACCCGTGTGTGCAACTCCATCGCCGACGTCGTGCCGCTGGTGCGCGAGCTCGCGCCGCAGTCGTAG